A single window of Cytobacillus dafuensis DNA harbors:
- a CDS encoding GNAT family N-acetyltransferase, producing the protein MLKNNVQEDVISLDFYKPSQKFELENYYLPQEQLKFTSLPIDAIKKCELEVDRYPIVILHNNKPAGFFVLHGWEGVKEYYENQDAILLRAYSVHSDFQGRGIAKESLHLLPVFVRKHFPNKNEIILAVNYQNKAAQQVYLKCGYEDKGIRVMGKKGELFIFHMDL; encoded by the coding sequence ATGTTAAAGAATAATGTTCAAGAAGATGTTATTTCCTTGGATTTTTATAAACCAAGCCAAAAATTTGAGTTGGAAAATTATTATTTGCCACAGGAGCAGCTAAAATTCACCTCATTACCGATCGATGCAATCAAGAAATGCGAATTAGAAGTTGATCGATACCCTATCGTGATTCTTCATAATAATAAACCTGCCGGATTTTTCGTTCTTCATGGCTGGGAGGGAGTGAAAGAATATTACGAGAATCAAGACGCCATTCTGTTAAGAGCATATTCTGTTCATTCTGATTTCCAAGGCCGAGGAATAGCTAAAGAGTCGCTGCATTTACTGCCAGTATTTGTGAGAAAACATTTTCCGAATAAGAATGAAATCATATTAGCAGTAAATTATCAGAATAAAGCAGCTCAACAAGTCTATTTAAAGTGCGGTTATGAGGATAAAGGAATTCGCGTAATGGGTAAAAAGGGAGAACTGTTTATTTTTCATATGGATTTATAA
- a CDS encoding DinB family protein, which produces MLKFFTYNWQIRDEWLEWCRQLTEEDLLKNRIGGVGSFLYTIFHIIDVEYSWIRAIQGKDDVMIEFNDNNSLERVKFLSETFRREISIFLETLPVEFGDELITVPWDEAKYTRNDILHHIIAHEIHHIGQLSVWAREMNLKPVSVNYIGRKL; this is translated from the coding sequence ATGTTAAAATTCTTTACTTACAACTGGCAAATAAGAGACGAGTGGTTGGAATGGTGCAGGCAACTAACAGAAGAGGATTTGCTGAAGAATCGAATTGGTGGTGTAGGAAGCTTTTTATATACAATCTTCCATATTATTGATGTGGAATATAGTTGGATTCGTGCTATACAAGGAAAAGATGACGTGATGATAGAATTTAACGATAATAATTCTCTTGAACGGGTGAAATTCCTCTCAGAGACATTTCGGCGTGAAATATCAATATTTTTAGAAACATTACCAGTGGAATTTGGAGATGAGCTGATAACTGTTCCTTGGGATGAAGCTAAGTATACACGAAATGATATTTTACACCATATTATTGCTCATGAAATTCATCATATAGGTCAACTTTCTGTTTGGGCAAGGGAAATGAACTTAAAACCTGTTTCTGTAAATTATATTGGGAGGAAGTTATGA
- a CDS encoding DegV family protein, with translation MTKIAWVIDSTAYLEEEMISHPDVYTIPITILLDGEEFSEGVDLTPSQLYERLKTLSSPPKTSQPSIGAFKELYERLGETYDVIFSVHISSKLSGTASSSEQAAQLVETKVITIDSKILTYPLTRIAKKGMEWADSGMGIEEIRSGLKALSDSGETYVLIGSLEQLHRSGRMSGVQFFLGSMLNIKPIISIEDGELSVKEKVRSERKAKDKIFQLLRNAHMLKPIKEAYILYGLHDAEAIKWKEELVQLFPEIEFQWYPLGSAIGVHAGENTIGISWFNGLN, from the coding sequence ATTTAGAGGAAGAAATGATTAGTCATCCCGATGTCTATACGATCCCAATCACAATATTGCTTGATGGTGAAGAATTTTCTGAAGGGGTTGATTTAACTCCGTCACAGTTATACGAACGGTTGAAAACACTGAGTAGTCCACCGAAAACATCACAGCCATCCATTGGCGCATTCAAAGAATTATATGAGAGATTGGGAGAAACATATGATGTGATATTCTCTGTACATATTTCTAGTAAACTAAGCGGAACTGCTTCTTCGAGTGAACAAGCAGCGCAGCTTGTAGAGACTAAGGTAATCACGATAGATTCGAAAATACTAACGTACCCATTAACTCGTATTGCAAAAAAGGGAATGGAATGGGCAGACTCGGGAATGGGTATTGAAGAAATCAGATCGGGATTAAAAGCATTAAGTGATTCAGGCGAAACGTATGTTTTGATTGGAAGCCTTGAACAGCTTCATAGGAGTGGCCGAATGTCAGGAGTTCAATTTTTTCTGGGAAGCATGCTGAATATAAAACCAATTATTTCAATTGAAGATGGTGAATTAAGCGTAAAGGAAAAGGTAAGAAGTGAACGAAAGGCAAAGGATAAGATTTTTCAGCTATTGAGAAATGCACATATGCTAAAGCCAATAAAGGAAGCCTATATATTATACGGTCTACATGATGCAGAAGCGATAAAGTGGAAGGAAGAACTAGTTCAGTTATTCCCAGAAATCGAGTTTCAATGGTATCCACTTGGATCAGCTATTGGCGTTCATGCAGGAGAAAACACAATTGGAATCAGTTGGTTTAATGGTTTAAATTGA